In Candidatus Methylomirabilis lanthanidiphila, a single genomic region encodes these proteins:
- a CDS encoding methyltransferase yields the protein MAARYLKAENTDLFSNAKLLFEKVTAERACLIKKDSELYEVRPARKKLMRPTIGLGTTQ from the coding sequence ATGGCAGCACGATACTTGAAGGCTGAAAACACCGACCTCTTTTCCAATGCCAAGCTCCTCTTTGAAAAGGTCACCGCAGAGCGGGCGTGCCTTATTAAAAAGGACTCCGAGCTTTACGAAGTCCGACCGGCAAGGAAAAAGTTGATGAGGCCAACAATAGGGTTGGGCACAACGCAGTGA